The Desulfobacterales bacterium genome contains a region encoding:
- a CDS encoding CarD family transcriptional regulator: protein MTEKKDKEGGKSNNVPIRTFEVGDLAVYPAHGVGEIIAIESRVVNGEKHDFYIMKVIENGMTIMIPTNNVESVGLRDVIPKKEIPKVYAVMQSKKEANTDNQNWNRRYREYMDKIKTGSLYDVAEVFRDLFLLKLTKDLSFGERKLYDTAQILLVRELSTAKKKDEETILTEIESLFVTDKA from the coding sequence ATGACAGAAAAAAAGGACAAAGAGGGCGGAAAATCCAATAACGTACCCATACGCACATTTGAAGTCGGCGACCTTGCGGTCTATCCAGCGCATGGCGTCGGAGAGATCATCGCAATTGAAAGCCGCGTGGTCAACGGAGAAAAACACGATTTTTATATCATGAAGGTCATCGAAAACGGCATGACCATCATGATACCGACCAACAATGTCGAATCGGTCGGTTTAAGAGACGTGATCCCCAAAAAAGAGATTCCCAAGGTTTATGCGGTGATGCAATCCAAAAAAGAAGCCAACACCGATAACCAGAACTGGAATCGCCGCTATCGCGAATATATGGACAAAATCAAAACCGGCTCACTTTATGATGTCGCCGAAGTTTTCAGAGATCTGTTTCTGCTGAAACTTACCAAAGATCTGTCCTTTGGTGAGCGCAAGCTTTACGATACAGCCCAGATTCTTTTGGTCAGAGAGCTTTCGACTGCCAAAAAAAAGGATGAGGAAACCATTCTGACCGAGATCGAATCTCTGTTCGTTACGGATAAAGCTTAA